The nucleotide window CGGCAAGATCGCGCGGACGCGGACGCGGGCGCACCGAGGCCGGCGGCGCCGAGGCGGGCTCTTCGGCCTCGGTCACGATCTCGGTCGTGGTTTCCTCGGGGGCCGTGGCCTCCTGCTCTTCCTCGACGACATCCGGGCTCTCGGCGCTGTCGCTGGCGGCCTGCTGGCGTTCCTCGGCCTCTGCCACGTCCGGCTCGGAGGGCGCGACAGGGTCGGGTGCCACGCGGGGCGCGGGGCGCGGCTGCGGGCGCGGCGCCTCGTTCGGGGCAAGCACCTGCGGCACCTCTTCCGCCGCCGGGGGCAGCGGGTCGGGCACGGGTTCAGGCTCCGGCGCCGGGGTCGGCGCGGGTTCGGGCGCTGGCTCAGGTTCGGGCTGCGGTTCGGGAGCCGGCTCCGCCGCGGGCGGCTCCGGTGCCGGCTGCGGCTCGGGCGCAGGTTGTGGTTCGGGCGCGGGGGCCGGCTCGGGTGCCGGTTCCGGGGCAGGCTCGGGCTCGGGCGCGGCGACGGGCGCCTCGACCTCCTCGGTCACCTCCGGAGCCTGCGCCGCGCGGGTCATCGCGGCGAATTCCTCCTCGGAGACGACCGACACGTCGGCCACCTCGAACTCCGGCGGGTCCGGTCGGAAGACGTTTCCGATCATCAGCCACAGGATCACCAGGGCGTGCACCCCGGCGGATATGAGGATGCTTCTGCGCAACGCGTGGCCCCCTCAGCCGCCGTCCGCGCCGTCGTCCATCGCCGGGCCGCCGCTGTCGGTGACAAGCCCGATCGAGGAGAAGCCGCCGCGATTGAGCGCGCCCATGACCTGCGCCACCATCTGGTAGGGCACGGCCCCGTCGGCGCGCAGGAAGATGCGGTCGTCGGCCCGTTCGACGGCGATGGCGCGAAGCCGGTTGACCAGCTGGTCCATCGGCACCTCGGTGGTCTGGATCGTCACCGTGCCGTCGGCGGTGATGGTGACGGCCAGCGGCTCCTCGGCCTCGGAGGGCAGCGCGCTCGCGGCGGTCTTGGGCAGCTCCACCGGCACGCCCACCGTCAGCAGCG belongs to Salipiger profundus and includes:
- a CDS encoding cell envelope biogenesis protein TolA, with translation MRRSILISAGVHALVILWLMIGNVFRPDPPEFEVADVSVVSEEEFAAMTRAAQAPEVTEEVEAPVAAPEPEPAPEPAPEPAPAPEPQPAPEPQPAPEPPAAEPAPEPQPEPEPAPEPAPTPAPEPEPVPDPLPPAAEEVPQVLAPNEAPRPQPRPAPRVAPDPVAPSEPDVAEAEERQQAASDSAESPDVVEEEQEATAPEETTTEIVTEAEEPASAPPASVRPRPRPRDLAAAPEPEAAPEPETPAPAPAEDPEPAATASSESDTSDAVADAIAEALAGGGGGSPAPSDAPSGPPLTRGEQEGLRLAVQRCWLVDVGSEAASVTVTVSMDMQPDGSVVASSLRMTGSRGGSGAAVETAFQAARRAILRCQGSEGYDLPQEKYQQWKQIEMTFNPDEMRLR
- the tolR gene encoding protein TolR, producing the protein MGGGVMKSGGGGGSRRRRRSGGRSQPMADINVTPMVDVMLVLLIIFMVAAPLLTVGVPVELPKTAASALPSEAEEPLAVTITADGTVTIQTTEVPMDQLVNRLRAIAVERADDRIFLRADGAVPYQMVAQVMGALNRGGFSSIGLVTDSGGPAMDDGADGG